The Pagrus major chromosome 17, Pma_NU_1.0 genome includes a region encoding these proteins:
- the LOC141011946 gene encoding uncharacterized protein isoform X2: MDEAAAAAAVAEDGAEKRPHDEDGASENNVGSSAEDTADVNESSHACRDCGLKFTNREVFETHLHQHALDEEEGEEEEEEEEEEEDAQMEDSRNPEAELDCWGGDDGDEDTGGDAEDGCDESSSMQTTPTGSVQDVGVGSVKKLPRGYACSVCGKVYTYMVSFKKHQLTHENRSSTTKSQGEQNLHKYECPHCGMKFIRSARLRGHMRVHMPPSIQSKADKSKPPRCDQCNRDFTSTQSWQVHVELHKRNPFWCLSCARGFSDEISLDKHLQCHIEKPHICNVCHKGFQMAKQLINHYKSHIRAKPYQCNLCGKSFTFAGNLMTHRQRHHGVSVGSSGKRAIKKEKLGLTSVEVKTEMDTNMLGEEERMEKSETQKPCEDAEIEDYTDSDESDCGEPGHHLRPSDPPGSARSDPTDESKSRTVEPRAGQELNKSVSQEKHMHREHKYWEWECCECDMGFDEVEKLRLHYIKHATGELPMPLHNF, translated from the coding sequence TCAATGAGTCCAGCCATGCGTGCAGGGATTGTGGACTGAAATTTACAAACCGTGAAGTCTTTGAGACTCACCTGCACCAGCATGCCctggacgaggaggagggggaggaggaggaggaggaggaggaggaagaagaagacgcACAGATGGAAGACAGCAGGAATCCTGAAGCAGAGCTGGACTGCTGGGGCGGAGACGATGGAGATGAAGACACGGGCGGTGATGCAGAAGACGGCTGTGACGAGAGCAGTTCAATGCAAACAACTCCCACAGGCTCTGTACAAGATGTTGGAGTTGGCTCAGTGAAGAAACTTCCGAGGGGCTATGCTTGCTCAGTCTGCGGTAAGGTTTATACATACATGGTTTCATTCAAAAAACACCAACTGACGCATGAAAACCGGTCATCCACAACAAAAAGTCAGGGTGAGCAGAATCTACATAAATATGAGTGCCCACACTGCGGAATGAAGTTTATCAGGTCAGCACGGCTGCGAGGTCACATGAGAGTTCACATGCCGCCATCAATCCAATCCAAGGCTGATAAATCTAAACCTCCCAGATGTGATCAGTGTAACAGAGACTTCACTTCTACACAGTCATGGCAGGTTCACGTTGAGCTCCATAAACGGAATCCATTTTGGTGTTTAAGTTGTGCCAGAGGCTTCAGTGATGAAATATCACTGGATAAACACCTGCAGTGTCACATTGAGAAGCCACATATATGTAATGTCTGCCACAAGGGCTTCCAGATGGCCAAACAGCTTATTAATCACTACAAGTCCCACATTCGAGCAAAACCTTACCAGTGCAACCTCTGTGGGAAGAGCTTTACTTTTGCTGGAAATCTAATGACACACCGACAAAGGCATCATGGAGTTTCTGTTGGATCCAGCGGGAAGCGAGCTATTAAAAAGGAGAAACTTGGTCTCACTAGTGTTGAAGTGAAGACAGAAATGGATACAAACATGCTGGGAGAGGAAGAACGCATGGAGAAAAGTGAAACTCAAAAGCCATGCGAGGATGCTGAGATTGAGGATTATACAGACTCTGATGAGTCGGACTGCGGAGAACCTGGGCATCACCTCAGGCCTTCAGACCCGCCTGGCTCGGCTCGATCTGATCCAACTGATGAGTCGAAATCAAGAACTGTAGAGCCACGAGCAGGACAGGAGCTGAACAAGAGTGTGTCGCAGgagaaacacatgcacagagagcATAAGTATTGGGAATGGGAGtgttgtgaatgtgatatggGATTTGATGAAGTAGAGAAGCTGCGTTTGCATTATATAAAACATGCTACAGGGGAGCTGCCTATGCCACTGCATAATTTTTAG